The following coding sequences are from one Desulfobulbaceae bacterium window:
- a CDS encoding ammonium transporter, translating to MKNNLLIILALLAVPALAWAGDEAVPTLASNAEAIKGAQTNMDYVWTLVCAALVFFMQAGFACVEAGFTRAKSAINIMMKNLMDFSVGSLAFWAIGFGLMFGKTTTGWFGTDGFFLSDFTVGGDPWVLAFWMFQVVFAATAATIVSGAMAERTKFVSYFIYSGMISAFVYPIFGSWAWGNLFHGDGWLGKLGFIDFAGSTVVHSIGGWAALAGALVIGPRIGKYAKDGKVKAIPGHNIPLAAVGVFILWLGWFGFNPGSTTAANTSIAMIFVNTNLAAAAGCCAGMLTSWFIFKKPEIGMSLNGALAGLVAITAGCANVTPTSSIIIGAIGGVLVVFAVLFFDRIGIDDPVGAISVHGVNGAWGTLAAALFNIEGVTAKLIGVQLLGIGSAFIWSFGCCFVIFKVIEATVGLRVSAEEEIEGLDIAEHGGHAYFDFQMGSKQA from the coding sequence ATGAAAAATAATCTATTGATAATTCTGGCACTGCTGGCTGTGCCGGCACTGGCTTGGGCAGGAGATGAGGCTGTGCCGACACTTGCGTCGAACGCTGAGGCGATTAAAGGAGCTCAGACTAATATGGACTATGTCTGGACTCTGGTGTGCGCCGCGTTAGTCTTTTTTATGCAGGCTGGTTTTGCCTGTGTTGAGGCAGGCTTTACCCGGGCCAAAAGCGCGATCAATATCATGATGAAAAACCTGATGGATTTTTCAGTTGGTTCACTTGCCTTTTGGGCAATCGGTTTTGGCTTGATGTTTGGCAAAACAACCACCGGCTGGTTTGGGACCGACGGATTCTTCTTGAGTGATTTCACTGTTGGCGGGGACCCGTGGGTGCTTGCCTTCTGGATGTTTCAGGTGGTGTTTGCTGCCACGGCAGCCACTATTGTTTCAGGCGCCATGGCGGAACGGACCAAGTTTGTGAGTTACTTTATATACAGCGGAATGATTTCTGCCTTTGTCTATCCGATATTTGGCAGTTGGGCATGGGGGAACCTCTTTCATGGCGATGGCTGGTTGGGGAAACTTGGGTTTATCGATTTTGCCGGGTCAACCGTTGTTCACTCCATCGGTGGCTGGGCCGCGTTGGCAGGCGCCTTGGTTATTGGGCCACGTATCGGTAAGTATGCTAAAGATGGTAAGGTCAAGGCCATTCCAGGGCACAATATTCCTTTGGCCGCAGTCGGGGTGTTTATTCTATGGTTAGGGTGGTTCGGTTTTAATCCAGGTTCTACCACAGCAGCTAATACTAGTATTGCTATGATCTTTGTTAATACCAATCTGGCGGCGGCAGCTGGCTGCTGCGCCGGGATGCTGACCTCCTGGTTCATCTTCAAGAAGCCGGAGATTGGCATGAGTCTGAACGGGGCGTTAGCCGGTCTGGTGGCTATTACTGCGGGATGTGCCAATGTCACTCCGACCAGTTCTATAATTATTGGTGCTATTGGCGGGGTGTTGGTGGTGTTTGCGGTGCTGTTTTTTGATCGGATCGGGATTGATGATCCGGTTGGCGCTATCTCAGTTCATGGGGTCAATGGGGCTTGGGGGACGTTAGCTGCAGCCCTCTTTAATATTGAGGGCGTCACCGCCAAACTTATTGGAGTCCAGCTCCTCGGCATTGGTTCCGCATTTATCTGGTCATTTGGTTGTTGTTTCGTCATATTTAAAGTTATAGAGGCTACGGTTGGGCTGCGGGTTTCAGCAGAAGAGGAGATCGAGGGTCTTGATATCGCCGAACATGGGGGGCATGCCTATTTTGATTTTCAGATGGGTTCAAAGCAGGCTTGA
- a CDS encoding type 1 glutamine amidotransferase, protein MAKRFLLLQHAVWTGPGLFMKQAAKALKVELETVKVWQRKFPDFAAYDGLIVIGGRLDDHSRSMELLEHELAFIRQWLAADRPYLGLGLGHLLLAEAQGARIGRNYCASIGFVEGHLTRHGREHPVFKRLPIMMSFFKWHDHSVLEPLPKSLSVLATSVECQVEAISIPGRPHIIGVQFVNHAGSHEDVEKYWQKDSKWVNSLNGKFVNPLAILAESRKNHGQMAREFEVFFRNFIRLC, encoded by the coding sequence ATGGCGAAGCGTTTTCTACTCTTGCAGCATGCGGTATGGACAGGTCCTGGCTTGTTTATGAAGCAGGCTGCCAAAGCCCTCAAGGTTGAACTGGAAACGGTGAAGGTCTGGCAACGGAAATTCCCGGATTTTGCAGCTTATGATGGTTTGATCGTCATCGGCGGGCGGCTCGATGATCATTCGAGATCCATGGAACTCTTGGAGCATGAACTGGCTTTCATTCGTCAATGGCTTGCCGCAGACCGGCCTTACTTAGGTCTTGGTTTAGGCCACCTGTTGTTGGCTGAGGCGCAAGGAGCGAGGATTGGGAGAAATTATTGTGCCAGTATCGGTTTCGTGGAGGGGCATCTGACCAGGCATGGCCGGGAGCATCCGGTGTTTAAACGGTTGCCAATCATGATGTCGTTTTTTAAATGGCACGATCATTCGGTGTTGGAACCGTTGCCCAAGAGTTTGTCGGTGCTTGCGACTTCGGTTGAATGTCAGGTTGAGGCCATCTCTATTCCTGGTCGGCCTCATATCATCGGTGTGCAGTTTGTTAACCATGCCGGATCGCATGAAGACGTTGAAAAATATTGGCAAAAGGATAGTAAGTGGGTTAACTCATTGAATGGAAAATTCGTCAACCCCCTTGCGATCTTGGCTGAATCCAGAAAGAATCATGGCCAGATGGCCAGAGAGTTTGAGGTGTTTTTTCGTAATTTTATCAGGTTGTGTTGA
- a CDS encoding PEP-CTERM sorting domain-containing protein, with protein MVQSQEWDLEGFFLKGNILTMIGGFNFKTGVPGYNGLNSSKDFTSGDLFISTNASYGRPLSGAMYLVGSAGEIITDTNGNNVAYNPLASQDGSKNVSSSFGYEYALDINWAALTFSIVQLNPDSATTTVYYHQNEDGSPSSNPWKYFANGTIIGQPGTVNNLSIVNDSGFSGMGSNNTHYAVSFDLSNFFSVTGLYGQDFYTHFTMGCGNDNLMGQGTAPVPEPGTLLLFGTGLAGLGAFARRKGLIPTKLHNPDK; from the coding sequence ATGGTGCAAAGCCAGGAGTGGGACTTAGAGGGATTTTTTCTCAAAGGTAACATTTTGACCATGATCGGTGGTTTCAATTTCAAAACAGGTGTCCCTGGTTATAATGGACTTAACAGCTCAAAAGACTTCACCTCCGGAGATCTCTTTATCAGCACCAATGCCAGCTATGGCCGCCCCTTAAGCGGAGCAATGTATCTAGTCGGCAGCGCCGGCGAGATCATAACCGATACCAACGGCAACAACGTGGCGTATAACCCGCTGGCGTCGCAGGACGGGAGTAAAAACGTAAGCAGCTCCTTCGGTTACGAGTATGCGCTGGACATTAACTGGGCAGCACTTACCTTCTCAATCGTCCAGCTCAACCCAGACTCCGCAACGACAACGGTCTACTACCATCAAAACGAGGACGGGTCACCATCATCAAACCCTTGGAAATACTTTGCCAATGGCACAATTATCGGCCAACCAGGCACAGTAAACAATCTCAGCATTGTCAATGATTCCGGATTCTCGGGAATGGGCAGCAACAACACCCACTACGCCGTTTCCTTTGACCTCAGTAACTTCTTCTCAGTCACCGGCCTATACGGTCAGGATTTTTACACCCACTTCACTATGGGCTGCGGCAATGACAACCTGATGGGACAAGGAACTGCCCCAGTCCCAGAGCCCGGAACACTGCTCCTCTTCGGAACTGGCCTGGCAGGGCTTGGCGCCTTTGCCCGACGCAAGGGTCTCATCCCTACAAAACTGCATAATCCCGACAAATAA
- a CDS encoding response regulator, with product MFTEPTNSTDINQSHTKGKKLHNTMKILFAEDNAAFRLILKNQLEFIGHQVVMAINGRQALSLIRETKPELIISDIQMPEMDGYQLCEAVHADNSLSQIPFIFYTGTFLSPEDETLALALGADRFLRKPVELKTMLQEIQLVVEKKQSENHPPPPLPSKETQTLYQKTISRKLNKKQAESSLYREIVNQCHEAIVVVDQAGHLILQNPAHQHLFNLCNPPSDWTPAQTLGEEPYRQIQDISNQTGHYHGELLRPTNHLPEIYLEVTAFAIADNGEETATVLILRDATDKKQEENEKKILQAQLIQAQKMEVVGRLAGGIAHDFNNILNAILGYSELALLDLPENNPAHNSIKIIQSSGERAARLVRQLLAFSRKQILKIGPVSINQIIGDLNKMLSRLIGEDIKLQLHLAPNNYEVMADAGQIEQIILNLAVNARDAMPTGGNLSISTDRAEIGDDTPYLELNPGAYITVSITDSGSGMNKQTLDRIFEPFFTTKEIGKGTGLGLATVFGIIKQHHGHISVDSHPGHGTTFTLFLPEASSTNAATAETLRTPQTLAHGEETILVVEDDTSFRNLLIEVLTQLSYTVITAPDGTDAIRHIEEHPLPIDMLLTDVILPGHNGRQVAEAFTKKYPTAKILFMSGYTDDILSPYGLHRVNFIQKPFSPLTLTVRIRQLLDQNSPKKFTLFTTPQSVGDTA from the coding sequence GTGTTTACTGAGCCTACCAATAGTACTGACATCAATCAGTCACATACCAAAGGCAAAAAACTCCACAACACCATGAAAATCCTCTTTGCCGAAGACAATGCCGCCTTCAGGCTCATCCTGAAAAACCAGCTTGAATTCATCGGTCACCAGGTCGTTATGGCGATCAATGGTCGGCAAGCCTTATCTTTAATCCGCGAAACCAAACCGGAACTTATCATCTCCGACATCCAGATGCCCGAAATGGATGGATACCAACTCTGCGAAGCAGTCCACGCCGACAACTCACTCTCTCAGATCCCGTTCATCTTCTACACCGGCACCTTCCTCTCCCCGGAAGATGAAACACTAGCCCTCGCCTTGGGGGCCGACCGCTTTCTCAGAAAACCCGTTGAATTAAAAACAATGCTTCAAGAAATACAGCTCGTTGTTGAAAAAAAACAATCGGAAAACCACCCCCCACCCCCTTTGCCCAGCAAAGAGACACAAACCCTTTACCAAAAAACTATCTCCCGAAAACTCAACAAAAAGCAGGCCGAATCATCCCTCTACCGGGAAATAGTCAACCAATGCCATGAGGCTATCGTCGTCGTCGACCAGGCAGGCCATCTGATCCTCCAAAATCCGGCCCATCAACACCTCTTCAATCTGTGTAATCCACCATCCGACTGGACACCAGCCCAGACCCTGGGAGAGGAACCGTATCGGCAGATCCAAGACATCAGCAATCAGACCGGCCACTACCACGGGGAATTGCTTCGTCCGACCAACCACTTACCAGAAATCTACCTGGAAGTAACAGCCTTTGCCATCGCCGACAACGGTGAAGAAACAGCCACTGTCCTCATCCTCCGAGACGCGACCGACAAAAAGCAAGAGGAAAACGAAAAAAAAATCCTCCAGGCCCAACTGATCCAAGCCCAGAAGATGGAAGTCGTCGGCCGCCTAGCCGGAGGCATCGCCCACGACTTCAACAATATTTTAAACGCCATCCTTGGATATAGCGAACTGGCACTCCTTGACCTGCCAGAAAACAACCCTGCACACAACTCCATCAAGATCATTCAATCATCCGGAGAACGCGCGGCGCGACTTGTACGCCAACTCCTGGCCTTCTCCCGCAAGCAGATCTTAAAGATCGGTCCTGTCAGCATCAATCAGATCATTGGCGACCTAAACAAAATGCTGTCCCGCCTGATCGGAGAAGACATAAAACTCCAACTGCATCTAGCGCCAAACAACTACGAGGTCATGGCCGACGCAGGTCAAATCGAGCAGATCATCCTCAATCTGGCCGTCAATGCCCGAGATGCGATGCCGACAGGGGGCAACTTATCCATCAGCACCGACCGGGCCGAAATAGGAGATGACACCCCGTACCTTGAGCTGAACCCCGGCGCCTACATCACCGTTTCAATCACTGACAGCGGAAGTGGCATGAACAAACAGACCCTCGACCGAATCTTTGAGCCCTTTTTCACCACCAAGGAGATCGGCAAGGGAACCGGACTTGGCCTGGCCACCGTCTTCGGGATCATCAAACAGCATCACGGACATATTTCCGTTGACAGTCACCCCGGTCACGGCACGACCTTTACGCTCTTTCTGCCAGAGGCAAGCTCGACGAATGCCGCAACCGCCGAAACTCTCCGCACCCCTCAAACCTTAGCCCATGGCGAAGAGACCATCCTGGTGGTAGAAGACGACACCTCGTTCCGCAATCTGTTAATCGAAGTCCTAACCCAATTGAGCTATACCGTCATTACCGCCCCGGACGGCACCGACGCCATTCGCCATATCGAAGAGCACCCACTGCCCATCGATATGCTGTTGACCGACGTTATTCTGCCAGGACACAATGGACGCCAGGTCGCCGAGGCCTTCACCAAGAAATACCCGACCGCCAAAATACTATTCATGTCCGGCTACACTGACGACATCCTCTCCCCCTATGGCCTTCACCGAGTCAACTTCATCCAGAAGCCCTTCTCGCCATTGACCCTGACTGTAAGAATCCGCCAACTTCTGGACCAGAACTCGCCAAAAAAGTTCACTCTGTTCACGACTCCTCAATCTGTCGGCGACACTGCATAA